One segment of Labilithrix sp. DNA contains the following:
- a CDS encoding serine/threonine protein kinase, with protein sequence MNAPIPNSAPQSSETQLVPGYWLDRYELLAPVAQGGFGAVWLGRLRGKRGFEKLVAIKVPRLNGDVSFQEMLLDEARIASAIDHDNVAKIIELGEQGEILYIVMEWIDGEPVSTLLRALDKTKTQIPIPIALRIIIDMCSAAHAAHELRGPDGQELGVVHRDISPQNMLITSNGVTKLIDFGIAKARDRAAGDTTDGTLKGKVKYMAPEQALGRAVDRRSDVFALGAVLYRFLSGRAPFEAENEIATIHRLATGAPPQPLPDTIPTAVKNVVMRALSLQPSARYKTALEMHAALNDVGLAADGAQIAEFIEIHLKERLAKRRAAIDIALKAAADRTALGDIFPAPLSSRDHSAGPMSESGLPTSDSRSQSQQVTPGAVESSQISQLSQVTGPNLPAPSRLRWLWALAVGVGALGVVMIVVVATRTKPPPDVPAAQLASSPPPEAPPPEAPPEPPPVTPVAVEPSPSAAASASASASAAKPAPRPVFVAPAGKPKPKPAASAKPSNTADFGY encoded by the coding sequence ATGAACGCCCCGATCCCCAATTCGGCCCCCCAATCGTCCGAGACGCAGCTCGTCCCGGGCTATTGGCTGGACCGCTACGAGCTGCTCGCGCCGGTCGCGCAGGGCGGCTTCGGCGCGGTGTGGCTGGGGCGACTGCGCGGCAAGCGCGGCTTCGAGAAGCTCGTCGCGATCAAGGTGCCGCGCCTCAACGGCGACGTGTCGTTCCAGGAGATGCTCCTCGACGAGGCGCGGATCGCGTCGGCGATCGATCACGACAACGTCGCGAAGATCATCGAGCTCGGCGAGCAAGGCGAGATCCTCTACATCGTCATGGAGTGGATCGACGGCGAGCCCGTCTCCACCCTCCTCCGCGCGCTCGACAAGACGAAGACGCAGATCCCGATCCCGATCGCGCTCCGCATCATCATCGACATGTGCTCCGCCGCGCACGCGGCCCACGAGCTGCGCGGGCCGGACGGGCAGGAGCTCGGTGTCGTCCATCGCGACATCTCCCCGCAGAACATGCTCATCACCTCGAACGGGGTGACGAAGCTCATCGACTTCGGCATCGCGAAGGCGCGCGACCGCGCCGCGGGCGACACGACCGACGGCACGCTCAAGGGGAAGGTGAAGTACATGGCGCCCGAGCAAGCGCTCGGCCGCGCGGTCGATCGCCGGAGCGACGTCTTCGCGCTCGGCGCCGTCCTCTACCGCTTCCTCTCCGGGCGCGCGCCCTTCGAGGCGGAGAACGAGATCGCGACCATTCACCGCCTCGCGACCGGCGCGCCGCCGCAGCCGCTCCCCGACACGATCCCGACCGCGGTCAAGAACGTCGTCATGCGCGCGCTGAGCCTGCAGCCGAGCGCGCGCTACAAGACCGCGCTCGAGATGCACGCCGCGCTGAACGACGTCGGCCTCGCGGCGGACGGCGCGCAGATCGCGGAGTTCATCGAGATCCACCTCAAGGAGCGCCTCGCGAAGCGTCGCGCCGCGATCGACATCGCGCTGAAGGCCGCGGCCGATCGCACCGCGCTCGGCGACATCTTCCCGGCGCCGCTCTCGTCGCGCGATCACTCGGCCGGCCCGATGTCGGAGAGCGGCCTGCCGACCTCGGACAGCCGCAGCCAAAGCCAGCAGGTGACGCCGGGCGCGGTCGAGAGCTCGCAGATCTCGCAGCTCTCTCAGGTCACGGGGCCGAACCTCCCCGCGCCTTCGCGCCTCCGCTGGCTCTGGGCGCTCGCGGTCGGCGTTGGCGCGCTCGGCGTCGTGATGATCGTCGTCGTCGCGACGCGCACGAAGCCGCCGCCCGACGTGCCCGCCGCTCAGCTCGCGTCGTCTCCGCCTCCCGAAGCGCCACCGCCCGAAGCGCCGCCGGAGCCGCCTCCGGTCACGCCGGTCGCGGTCGAGCCTTCTCCGTCGGCGGCGGCGTCCGCGTCGGCCTCTGCTTCCGCGGCGAAGCCGGCGCCGCGGCCCGTCTTCGTCGCGCCGGCCGGCAAGCCCAAGCCGAAGCCCGCCGCTTCGGCGAAGCCGTCCAACACGGCCGACTTCGGCTACTGA